One window of the Trypanosoma brucei gambiense DAL972 chromosome 5, complete sequence genome contains the following:
- a CDS encoding protein kinase, putative, whose product MTTTPGGRMVLVRYCLFLRIWALLLLSLTSRYSLAAPVRATPARRHESANAVQAVSSLLDDDTDQTTVTFTGWSPSKASLNATGILPSAVSMGRYVLIVGGTRLVRPFTSAENFVRYYALTTISALDITTETFVTPMMFQDNATFAHDGSGSETFHGRTKGDVRVPAKLHFPAVGTSNAVRLGSTVYVIGFCTMLPYGVRPGRGQTINATLRSVQVIRLYQQQFPPVDDLSMDIQHISIPDTATLRFNASCVGNGNGTIYIVGGVSLIDGNPMTSVSQFNTVTGQFVDAGWGLGTSLITPGVVDNSELVFIGGGCRDYRGWPEYNDNVYVVDPTYFTADVGQFDSELLDWLSPQLMIYNRTLAMIAATYRRSFDRLESWVDLSGPGSDATDVMIGFAPLRTNAVIASVPNADGMSLYLIGGQIPPPDGTGISRDLFTGNVHVADGHADVTVQGFNYISVADDATHRQMLGIARGGGGDQIVEANFSKGDATEVDSISHTRQSVLDDPFHDEEQPTADATMHDQPTPPPADLPNKDGNWTVHVNGYKPLWYNFTFAILLSEQISTACQGINATGEVSGNLTSSTCLLRLSDSPACNSVLLNLGNLSFANTWPYVVNMTDPGKNVSAVVNTVAVGPITLTGSLINGIHNITTPYINTSTTHRDEFVFHPRPTQRSFGNDTDNVFYEQLFVYVCFSTGAATVQRCNERGVHESSSSMLRAPHVPLGAMDAHQGPCTTGFYRPLNANDPFVLSPVTHWVPDPPGPQPVPPPAVEPLYLVGVAVGCGVSLVLWSASMISYAIRHKHGKEVDVTVVEGCFSEDESGDYDDENDDKSRHRRGFGPGAALPVHQKQSLLDGKYRVLRRLGRGGFSVVYLVERVMDGERFALKYVQCADDMDRHEAMRECEVAYTLQGHPNVICLVDMFMSYRFDTHLPTSDGVDGRKGAYRRQCRGELLLHDPTRIHRVGSGDESESHVPSHRPQAGERYLSLVMAYHERGDLGMWVRQQKSEPKIPEKTVVSIAFQILTVLQFMHQQKPPIIHRDLKPENILLDSSPAVKRGRNRDRYDRVDWSSKNSSGRIGTGASEETLRIVVTDFGLSRVMDKTFCETGVGSLPYVAPECWQRHYSTKVDIWATGCILYAVCAKRVESDNVKVMFSESNKPDFKKKLLEELTQVYGYSMALAAFIVYLLEPDPARRPSAEEALRFIRRRRKGTDGLTEEAAMVTVYKGDDDVASGCSDEEGNGAEGGIMQDDSYKQLVAATSEEVSGYGGESRAPVSGQGSDVVCGTLKSTSFSTHRSGATVEVVTPSGGAGEGFGLNSPPPQAVESQNMPPITSFSHGSHADSSQGMRQEHHNTMDVPPVARAHKLGSPNGRRRRRLQVLQQYFETVAEEGEQCEFFIARESPSLVATSLNSSKRESPVPLTVSKNV is encoded by the coding sequence ATGACCACAACGCCAGGAGGACGCATGGTGTTGGTTAGATATTGCCTTTTTCTTAGGATATGGGCTCTGCTGCTCCTCTCCCTCACATCCCGTTATTCCTTAGCAGCGCCAGTGAGGGCCACGCCTGCGCGTCGTCACGAATCTGCCAATGCCGTTCAAGCGGTATCATCTCTCCTTGACGATGACACCGACCAAACAACTGTTACCTTTACGGGATGGAGTCCAAGCAAAGCCAGCCTCAACGCAACGGGTATTTTGCCGTCAGCGGTATCGATGGGTCGTTATGTTCTTATCGTTGGAGGTACCCGGCTCGTTCGGCCCTTCACATCGGCAGAGAACTTCGTCCGGTATTACGCACTTACCACGATCAGTGCTTTGGATATAACTACCGAGACATTTGTGACACCCATGATGTTTCAAGATAATGCAACATTTGCACACGACGGTAGTGGTAGTGAAACTTTTCACGGGAGAACCAAAGGGGACGTGCGCGTGCCGGCGAAGTTGCACTTTCCGGCTGTCGGAACATCAAACGCAGTTCGGCTGGGATCGACAGTGTACGTTATTGGCTTCTGTACTATGCTTCCCTATGGTGTTCGTCCTGGTCGCGGGCAAACAATCAATGCAACTCTTCGATCTGTCCAAGTGATTAGGTTGTACCAACAGCAGTTCCCTCCAGTGGATGATCTCTCAATGGATATACAACACATTTCGATTCCCGACACCGCAACACTTCGCTTCAACGCTAGTTGTGTGGGGAATGGCAATGGTACAATTTATATCGTAGGTGGTGTATCGTTAATAGATGGTAACCCCATGACGTCCGTTTCACAGTTCAACACAGTTACTGGACAATTTGTCGACGCTGGTTGGGGGTTGGGCACCTCACTTATTACACCGGGCGTGGTAGACAACAGTGAGCTTGTGTTTATTGGAGGCGGCTGCCGTGACTACAGAGGCTGGCCAGAATACAACGACAACGTGTATGTTGTGGACCCCACATACTTCACGGCAGATGTTGGTCAGTTCGACTCTGAGTTGTTAGACTGGTTGTCGCCGCAGCTCATGATATACAATCGAACGTTGGCAATGATTGCGGCAACATATCGACGTTCTTTCGATCGACTGGAGTCATGGGTGGACCTCTCAGGGCCGGGCAGTGACGCGACAGATGTGATGATTGGTTTTGCACCGCTGCGTACCAACGCCGTTATTGCTTCCGTACCAAATGCCGACGGCATGTCACTCTATCTCATAGGCGGGCAAATACCCCCACCGGATGGGACGGGTATTTCACGCGATCTCTTCACCGGTAACGTGCATGTTGCAGACGGTCATGCTGATGTGACGGTGCAGGGATTTAACTACATTTCAGTGGCAGATGACGCGACACACAGGCAAATGTTAGGAATAGCGCGCGGTGGGGGAGGAGACCAAATAGTAGAGGCAAATTTTTCGAAAGGAGATGCGACAGAGGTGGACAGTATATCACATACGAGGCAGAGTGTTCTCGACGACCCATTTCATGACGAGGAGCAACCAACAGCTGATGCAACAATGCACGATCAACCAACGCCTCCTCCGGCGGACTTGCCAAATAAAGACGGAAACTGGACAGTGCACGTAAACGGGTATAAGCCACTGTGGTATAATTTCACGTTTGCAATCCTTTTGTCGGAACAGATTTCAACTGCCTGTCAGGGCATCAATGCTACAGGGGAAGTGAGCGGCAATCTAACATCATCAACATGTTTGTTGCGGCTGTCCGATTCACCTGCGTGCAACTCTGTATTGTTAAACTTGGGGAATTTGTCATTCGCCAATACTTGGCCCTACGTGGTAAATATGACTGACCCGGGCAAGAACGTCTCCGCGGTCGTGAACACCGTTGCCGTGGGTCCGATCACTCTCACTGGCTCCCTCATAAACGGTATACATAATATCACCACTCCTTACATAAACACCAGCACCACACATCGAGATGAATTTGTGTTTCATCCCCGACCAACGCAAAGAAGTTTCGGTAATGATACAGATAATGTGTTTTACGAGcagttgtttgtttatgtcTGCTTCTCCACTGGAGCGGCCACCGTCCAGCGGTGTAACGAGAGGGGGGTGCATGAATCATCCTCATCAATGTTAAGGGCGCCACACGTACCGCTGGGCGCGATGGATGCGCATCAAGGACCGTGTACTACTGGTTTCTACCGACCACTAAATGCAAACGACCCATTTGTTCTTTCCCCTGTAACTCATTGGGTACCGGATCCACCAGGTCCTCAGCCGGTGCCGCCACCAGCTGTTGAACCACTTTACCTTGTTGGTGTGGCAGTAGGATGTGGTGTGAGTTTAGTGCTGTGGAGTGCTAGCATGATAAGTTATGCTATAAGGCACAAACATGGTAAGGAAGTTGATGTGACTGTAGTCGAAGGATGTTTCTCGGAGGACGAATCTGGTGACTACGATGACGAAAATGATGATAAGAGCAGACATCGCCGAGGTTTCGGTCCAGGTGCTGCTCTTCCGGTGCACCAGAAACAAAGTTTGCTGGATGGAAAATACCGGGTACTGCGCCGCCTCGGTAGGGGTGGATTCTCCGTAGTGTACCTTGTGGAACGAGTGATGGATGGAGAACGATTCGCATTGAAGTACGTTCAATGTGCCGATGACATGGATCGTCACGAGGCCATGCGAGAGTGTGAGGTCGCTTACACCCTTCAAGGGCACCCAAATGTGATATGCCTCGTTGACATGTTCATGTCCTATCGGTTTGATACCCATCTACCGACCTCCGACGGCGTCGATGGGAGGAAAGGCGCGTATCGACGTCAGTGTCGCGGTGAGCTGCTGCTACACGATCCCACTCGCATTCACCGTGTAGGCAGCGGTGATGAATCAGAATCCCACGTACCATCACACCGCCCCCAGGCGGGGGAGCGGTACTTATCACTTGTAATGGCTTATCATGAGAGGGGGGACTTGGGTATGTGGGTGCGGCAACAAAAGTCAGAACCAAAGATTCCTGAAAAGACAGTGGTGAGCATTGCATTTCAGATACTAACGGTTCTTCAGTTCATGCACCAACAAAAACCGCCAATCATTCACCGTGACTTAAAGCCAGAAAACATTCTTCTCGATTCGTCGCCTGctgtgaaaagggggaggaaccGGGATAGATATGACAGGGTAGATTGGAGTTCGAAGAACAGCAGCGGAAGAATCGGCACCGGCGCCTCAGAGGAGACGCTGCGCATTGTTGTGACAGACTTTGGACTTTCGCGTGTGATGGACAAGACCTTCTGCGAAACGGGCGTCGGTTCGCTGCCGTATGTGGCACCGGAGTGTTGGCAGCGACACTACTCCACAAAGGTGGATATTTGGGCCACCGGGTGCATTCTTTACGCCGTATGCGCAAAGCGCGTAGAAAGTGACAATGTAAAAGTTATGTTTAGCGAGTCCAACAAACCAGACTTCAAAAAGAAGTTGCTGGAAGAATTAACACAGGTATACGGGTATAGTATGGCACTTGCGGCCTTCATTGTTTATCTTTTGGAGCCAGATCCAGCTCGCCGGCCaagtgctgaggaagcgcTGAGATTTATTCGCAGGCGTCGTAAGGGTACGGATGGCCTGACGGAAGAGGCTGCGATGGTTACGGTGTATAAGGGGGACGATGATGTTGCGAGTGGATGCAGTGAtgaggaaggaaatggagcAGAAGGTGGAATAATGCAGGACGATTCCTATAAACAGTTGGTGGCTGCGACGTCTGAGGAAGTCAGCGGATACGGAGGTGAATCGAGGGCACCGGTAAGTGGTCAAGGATCTGATGTAGTCTGCGGGACGCTGAAATCTACAAGTTTCTCTACGCACCGCAGTGGGGCCACAGTTGAAGTTGTTACACCGTCTGGAGGGGCAGGTGAAGGATTCGGACTAAATAGTCCCCCACCACAAGCGGTAGAGTCACAAAATATGCCTCCCATTACTAGTTTCTCCCATGGATCACACGCTGATTCAAGCCAGGGCATGCGACAGGAGCACCATAATACGATGGACGTTCCTCCGGTTGCTCGGGCACACAAACTAGGCTCCCCAAATGGTAGAAGGAGGCGCCGATTGCAGGTGCTCCAACAGTATTTCGAAACTGTCGCAGAGGAGGGTGAGCAGTGCGAATTTTTTATTGCACGAGAGTCTCCTTCACTTGTTGCAACTTCTCTTAATTCATCGAAAAGGGAATCTCCGGTGCCACTGACAGTTTCCAAAAACGTTTGA
- a CDS encoding ribose-phosphate pyrophosphokinase, putative, which yields MRTGKGRSEGQAFHRRLLSEYNTDFTLNNYVAYFELKPIAKELEQLCKEIERVREIEARAAAADTSTASETEDVFANQPEAMKLPQTGGSSLRPKRSLDELLKRRSELEVKFFKDIQLSFTKVKQYQQCLEADLLAGVEELKNMSEEEIRARPEEHIPKLYVKTQAILQYRALNLAALRKILKKFMQRCARDSLKLQKHLLMVDKVISCSTISQPANDLRRVALDLIAFYGTVFRLTYEETVEVLTRYEHRAGVNVRRILPHSDTFFFTLRLPHQERHGDFAVCILPGSTSLFCEKMICEVLQCNRYPPCCGQYPNGEVNVVLPRSVRGDDLFVLQSLVRCDRVGLSHSGTLMELALMIHAARASSAARITAVIPYISFTESVSSMAAVAEILESMGCQHVITVDMPIDQVEGMFSVPLELISARYEFVQYIANQLTAEGHDFRNITVVAPNGAGVHRAKNFADALMQYKKLSPDEQFVPLCTAVRRQVYRGLQDTVLNINHCGANVGSTRAFEQALLQQEQGICAIQDDGDTTITSEGIDLVGDVQGKLCIVVDTSVDEATEICQTACKLREEGASRIILIATHFIISGRAVERLIESPIDLIVVTDSVEHDEVFKNPHIARRLRVLPIAPLLARAIEKLHTENSLTTLFEK from the coding sequence ATGCGCACAGGAAAGGGTCGCTCTGAAGGGCAAGCCTTCCACCGCCGCCTTCTTTCGGAGTACAATACAGATTTCACGCTCAACAATTATGTCGCTTACTTTGAACTGAAACCAATCGCGAAGGAGTTGGAACAACTGTGCAAAGAAATCGAACGAGTTCGTGAGATTGAAGCGAGAGCGGCTGCGGCGGACACAAGCACTGCTTCGGAAACTGAAGATGTCTTCGCTAACCAACCGGAGGCTATGAAATTGCCACAAACAGGGGGGAGTTCCCTTCGCCCTAAACGCTCTTTGGATGAACTTCTGAAAAGACGTTCCGAACTGGAGGTGAAATTCTTCAAAGATATCCAGCTGTCGTTCACAAAGGTTAAGCAATACCAACAGTGTCTCGAGGCGGATCTCCTGGCAGGTGTGGAAGAACTAAAGAATATGAGTGAAGAGGAGATCCGGGCACGCCCCGAGGAACACATCCCGAAGCTCTACGTGAAAACTCAGGCCATATTGCAATACAGGGCTCTGAATCTGGCCGCTTTGCGTAAAATTCTGAAGAAGTTCATGCAGCGCTGCGCCCGTGACAGTCTGAAGCTACAAAAGCATCTGCTGATGGTTGATAAGGTTATCAGCTGTAGTACAATATCGCAGCCGGCAAATGACCTGCGACGTGTTGCCCTCGACCTCATTGCATTTTACGGCACCGTCTTTCGCCTAACATATGAAGAGACAGTAGAGGTCCTTACACGATATGAGCACCGAGCGGGGGTAAATGTCCGCCGCATTCTCCCGCACAGCGacactttcttcttcacactTCGGCTCCCACACCAGGAGAGACACGGTGATTTTGCCGTCTGCATTCTTCCAGGAAGCACAAGCCTCTTTTGCGAGAAGATGATATGCGAAGTGCTTCAATGCAACCGTTACCCACCGTGTTGCGGTCAATATCCAAATGGAGAAGTGAACGTGGTGCTCCCACGTTCCGTTCGCGGCGACGATTTGTTTGTGCTTCAGTCACTGGTGAGGTGCGATCGTGTGGGTCTGTCCCACTCCGGTACTTTAATGGAACTTGCTCTCATGATACATGCGGCAAGGGCAAGTTCTGCGGCGCGTATTACGGCTGTTATTCCCTATATTTCCTTTACTGAAAGTGTTTCTTCCATGGCTGCAGTGGCGGAGATATTGGAGAGTATGGGCTGCCAACACGTAATAACTGTTGACATGCCCATCGATCAGGTAGAAGGAATGTTTTCCGTTCCACTTGAGCTGATATCAGCGCGGTATGAGTTCGTTCAGTACATTGCGAACCAGCTGACCGCTGAAGGGCACGACTTCAGGAATATTACCGTCGTGGCACCCAATGGAGCCGGTGTTCATCGTGCAAAGAATTTCGCAGACGCGCTAATGCAGTACAAAAAACTCTCCCCCGATGAGCAGTTCGTTCCACTGTGCACAGCGGTAAGGCGCCAGGTTTATCGGGGGCTCCAGGATACTGTGCTCAACATAAACCATTGCGGTGCGAATGTAGGGAGCACACGCGCCTTCGAGCAGGCGCTGCTACAGCAGGAGCAGGGAATTTGCGCCATCCAAGATGATGGCGATACCACGATCACCTCTGAAGGTATTGACCTTGTTGGAGATGTACAAGGGAAACTGTGCATTGTTGTAGATACCTCTGTTGACGAAGCTACTGAAATATGTCAAACTGCCTGCAAGTTGCGGGAGGAAGGTGCCAGTCGTATCATACTTATCGCAACGCACTTCATCATATCAGGTCGCGCGGTTGAGCGGCTCATAGAAAGTCCTATCGATCTTATTGTGGTTACGGATAGCGTAGAGCACGACGAGGTCTTTAAAAATCCTCACATCGCCAGGAGACTGCGCGTGTTGCCTATTGCTCCGTTGCTTGCACGGGCCATTGAGAAACTTCATACAGAAAATTCTCTCACCACGCTCTTTGAAAAGTaa
- a CDS encoding small ubiquitin protein, putative: protein MDEPAHNSNNGGEPSNNGGEGAEGTCKEETALVAVKVVNADGAEMFFRIKSRTALKKLIDTYCKKQGISRNSVRFLFDGTPIDETKTPEELGMEDDDVIDAMVEQTGGCLWCMA from the coding sequence aTGGACGAACCCGCTCATAACTCCAACAACGGCGGTGAGCCCTCAAATAATGGAGGTGAAGGGGCAGAAGGAACCTGCAAGGAGGAAACTGCACTTGTGGCTGTAAAAGTTGTGAATGCTGATGGCGCGGAAATGTTTTTCCGTATCAAATCCCGCACGGCCCTAAAAAAACTCATTGATACGTATTGCAAGAAGCAGGGAATATCGCGTAACAGCGTGCGCTTCCTTTTTGATGGAACACCAATTGATGAAACCAAAACACCAGAAGAGTTGGGTatggaagatgatgatgtgaTTGATGCGATGGTGGAGCAGACAGGCGGGTGTCTTTGGTGCATGGCGtga
- a CDS encoding serine peptidase, Clan SF, Family S26A, with protein sequence MSLLHRADATALRILREQHVESLAMSAQTGPINYIKKTFKDIVDTMPDRRNTFLMLVTLCTFFVGWRTAIAVTDCESPLVVVLSGSMEPFMFRGDLLVLHNIGEPTMGDVVVFSLPNRTIPIVHRVHRIRLLEDGVTRLYLTKGDNNEMDDRTLYPRGYHWVEKKDIIGKVAVLVPRVGFITLIAEDHSWAKLVLVPLALIWCWYTGM encoded by the coding sequence ATGTCATTGCTGCATCGGGCTGATGCGACGGCGCTGCGGATTTTGCGTGAGCAGCATGTGGAATCATTAGCCATGTCTGCACAAACAGGACCCATTAATtacattaaaaaaacttttaagGACATTGTTGATACAATGCCGGACAGACGCAACACCTTCTTAATGTTGGTAACTCTCTGCACATTCTTTGTTGGTTGGCGTACAGCCATCGCAGTGACCGATTGTGAAAGCCCACTTGTTGTGGTGCTCTCAGGAAGTATGGAACCCTTCATGTTTCGTGGTGACTTACTTGTTCTGCATAATATTGGCGAACCCACGATGGGGGATGtcgttgttttctctctccccaACCGTACAATTCCAATCGTTCATCGCGTCCATCGCATTCGATTACTTGAGGACGGTGTGACTCGTTTGTACCTCACGAAAGGGGATAACAATGAAATGGATGACCGCACATTATATCCTCGCGGATATCATTGGgtagagaaaaaagatatcaTTGGGAAAGTTGCCGTGCTGGTGCCGCGGGTGGGTTTTATTACGCTAATTGCCGAAGACCACTCATGGGCAAAACTTGTGCTTGTTCCACTGGCATTGATATGGTGCTGGTACACCGGAATGTAA